From the Myripristis murdjan chromosome 14, fMyrMur1.1, whole genome shotgun sequence genome, one window contains:
- the ccdc61 gene encoding centrosomal protein CCDC61 isoform X2 has translation MEMGSVVLEDIVFRGVEFNVKIEVEKGLLIVEISDSMTADQWRGEFDPAYIEDLTRKTGNFKQFPIFCSMLESAAKKMSDSVTLDLLTYADLELLRNRKAGVVSRPRGQQQSSALSAKRYLILIYTVEFDRIHYPLPLPYLGKPDPAALQREIRALRTELSALTSHGTHKAAELEIQRLRAELALVKEEKEAMAKTLERLQIGGSSSTPGREDWRFRDVVRTLEEQLVKERAKSQRSASKRGQEQRLLVEQLEELRASECALRIRVKSLTNELALLRRGRVTPVRSGYIGTRGDGEIYRSLSRERRSGYGTVRARSGSRERIEDRVQRSEERGRRADSSGPRARIPRPSPSPTGSRGPRFDPTAYIQDRQRRQKEAEVKKQRKVRRDMLTSPVVPERGRSRSREAFPQAARSGSRGRSLSVERRRSRNSSESSLVDMDEMAKTLFRGRKQTYNGPTVSRGSLVTRKPLCSTPTHRMKSDRESSIDTGAELSEIDARLQALQDYMRDLDTGH, from the exons ATGGAGATGGGCTCAGTGGTGCTGGAGGATATTGTATTTCGAGGTGTGGAGTTCAATGTAAAGATTGAAGTGGAGAAGGGTTTGCTGATTGTTGAGATCTCTGACTCAATGACAGCTGATCAGTGGAGAGGGGAGTTTGATCCAGCAT ACATTGAAGACCTCACCCGCAAAACTGGCAACTTCAAGCAGTTTCCCATTTTTTGCAGCATGTTGGAATCTGCTGCCAAAAAG atgagCGATTCTGTTACCCTTGACCTCCTGACCTATGCTGACCTGGAGCTCCTTCGAAACAGAAAAGCAGGGGTTGTCAGTCGTCCTCGTGGCCAGCAGCAGTCATCTGCTCTCAGTGCCAAACGATATCTTATCCTCATCTACACTGTGGAGTTTGACAG GATACACTACCCCTTACCCCTGCCCTACCTGGGAAAGCCTGACCCAGCTGCTCTGCAGAGGGAAATCAGAGCCCTGAGGACTGAGCTCAGTGCTCTCACCTCACATGGAACTCACAAAGCAGCAGAGCTAGAAATACAGCGGCTACGAGCAGA GCTGGCGCTggtgaaagaggagaaggaggctaTGGCCAAGACTCTGGAGCGGCTTCAGATTGGTGGAAGCAGTTCCACACCTGGAAGAGAGGATTGGAGGTTCAGAGATGTGGTGAGGAccctggaggagcagcttgtcaaGGAGAGGGCCAAAAGCCAACGTTCAGCAAGCAAGAGAGGCCAGGAACAGCGCCTCCTAGTGGAGCAG TTGGAGGAGCTCAGGGCGTCAGAGTGTGCCCTCCGGATTCGTGTCAAGAGTCTCACAAATGAACTGGCGTTACTACGGAGAGG ccgAGTGACTCCAGTTCGGTCTGGTTACATCGGGACACGGGGTGATGGAGAAATCTATCGCTCACTCTCCCGTGAGAGGAGGTCTGGGTACGGGACAGTAAGAGCTCGCTCAGGATCAAGAGAAAGGATAGAAGACAGAGTGCAAAGgtcagaggaaagaggaagaagagcagaCTCCTCAGGACCACGTGCTCGCATCCCGAGGCCATCACCCTCCCCCACCG GATCGCGGGGACCACGCTTTGACCCCACTGCCTACATCCAGGACAGACAGCGCCGACAGAAGGAAGCAGAAGTCAAGAA ACAGAGGAAGGTCCGGAGGGACATGCTGACGTCACCGGTTGTCCCTGAAAGGGGCCGTTCACGCTCGAGAGAGGCCTTTCCTCAGGCAGCCCGGTCTGGCAGCAGAGGCAGGAGTTTATCTGTAGAgcggaggaggagcaggaactCGTCTGAAAGCTCATTGGTAGACATGGACGAAATGGCCAAAACTCTGTTCAG aggaagaaaacagaCTTACAACGGCCCGACAGTG TCTAGGGGAAGCCTTGTGACCCGGAAGCCATTATGCAGCACGCCCACACATAGGATGAAGTCAGACAGAG AAAGCTCCATAGACACAGGTGCTGAGCTGTCTGAGATCGATGCCAGGCTGCAGGCGCTTCAGGACTATATGAGGGACCTGGACACAGGACACTGA
- the ccdc61 gene encoding centrosomal protein CCDC61 isoform X1 produces MEMGSVVLEDIVFRGVEFNVKIEVEKGLLIVEISDSMTADQWRGEFDPAYIEDLTRKTGNFKQFPIFCSMLESAAKKMSDSVTLDLLTYADLELLRNRKAGVVSRPRGQQQSSALSAKRYLILIYTVEFDRIHYPLPLPYLGKPDPAALQREIRALRTELSALTSHGTHKAAELEIQRLRAELALVKEEKEAMAKTLERLQIGGSSSTPGREDWRFRDVVRTLEEQLVKERAKSQRSASKRGQEQRLLVEQLEELRASECALRIRVKSLTNELALLRRGLDNLSIRVTPVRSGYIGTRGDGEIYRSLSRERRSGYGTVRARSGSRERIEDRVQRSEERGRRADSSGPRARIPRPSPSPTGSRGPRFDPTAYIQDRQRRQKEAEVKKQRKVRRDMLTSPVVPERGRSRSREAFPQAARSGSRGRSLSVERRRSRNSSESSLVDMDEMAKTLFRGRKQTYNGPTVSRGSLVTRKPLCSTPTHRMKSDRESSIDTGAELSEIDARLQALQDYMRDLDTGH; encoded by the exons ATGGAGATGGGCTCAGTGGTGCTGGAGGATATTGTATTTCGAGGTGTGGAGTTCAATGTAAAGATTGAAGTGGAGAAGGGTTTGCTGATTGTTGAGATCTCTGACTCAATGACAGCTGATCAGTGGAGAGGGGAGTTTGATCCAGCAT ACATTGAAGACCTCACCCGCAAAACTGGCAACTTCAAGCAGTTTCCCATTTTTTGCAGCATGTTGGAATCTGCTGCCAAAAAG atgagCGATTCTGTTACCCTTGACCTCCTGACCTATGCTGACCTGGAGCTCCTTCGAAACAGAAAAGCAGGGGTTGTCAGTCGTCCTCGTGGCCAGCAGCAGTCATCTGCTCTCAGTGCCAAACGATATCTTATCCTCATCTACACTGTGGAGTTTGACAG GATACACTACCCCTTACCCCTGCCCTACCTGGGAAAGCCTGACCCAGCTGCTCTGCAGAGGGAAATCAGAGCCCTGAGGACTGAGCTCAGTGCTCTCACCTCACATGGAACTCACAAAGCAGCAGAGCTAGAAATACAGCGGCTACGAGCAGA GCTGGCGCTggtgaaagaggagaaggaggctaTGGCCAAGACTCTGGAGCGGCTTCAGATTGGTGGAAGCAGTTCCACACCTGGAAGAGAGGATTGGAGGTTCAGAGATGTGGTGAGGAccctggaggagcagcttgtcaaGGAGAGGGCCAAAAGCCAACGTTCAGCAAGCAAGAGAGGCCAGGAACAGCGCCTCCTAGTGGAGCAG TTGGAGGAGCTCAGGGCGTCAGAGTGTGCCCTCCGGATTCGTGTCAAGAGTCTCACAAATGAACTGGCGTTACTACGGAGAGGGTTAGACAATCTCAGCAT ccgAGTGACTCCAGTTCGGTCTGGTTACATCGGGACACGGGGTGATGGAGAAATCTATCGCTCACTCTCCCGTGAGAGGAGGTCTGGGTACGGGACAGTAAGAGCTCGCTCAGGATCAAGAGAAAGGATAGAAGACAGAGTGCAAAGgtcagaggaaagaggaagaagagcagaCTCCTCAGGACCACGTGCTCGCATCCCGAGGCCATCACCCTCCCCCACCG GATCGCGGGGACCACGCTTTGACCCCACTGCCTACATCCAGGACAGACAGCGCCGACAGAAGGAAGCAGAAGTCAAGAA ACAGAGGAAGGTCCGGAGGGACATGCTGACGTCACCGGTTGTCCCTGAAAGGGGCCGTTCACGCTCGAGAGAGGCCTTTCCTCAGGCAGCCCGGTCTGGCAGCAGAGGCAGGAGTTTATCTGTAGAgcggaggaggagcaggaactCGTCTGAAAGCTCATTGGTAGACATGGACGAAATGGCCAAAACTCTGTTCAG aggaagaaaacagaCTTACAACGGCCCGACAGTG TCTAGGGGAAGCCTTGTGACCCGGAAGCCATTATGCAGCACGCCCACACATAGGATGAAGTCAGACAGAG AAAGCTCCATAGACACAGGTGCTGAGCTGTCTGAGATCGATGCCAGGCTGCAGGCGCTTCAGGACTATATGAGGGACCTGGACACAGGACACTGA
- the itpkca gene encoding inositol-trisphosphate 3-kinase C, translating into MFYESSAWNEHKNRGTSSPLSMPSKKPQQWLQVVGHAGTFRVGEYGMLLKKFCEGEQQCFQKLMEDTLKPYVPAYHGVVQQDEHDYNMMDNLLTHFNSPAIMDCKMGSRTYLEEELVLARERPQPRRDMYEKMVAVDPEAPTAQEQAQQAVLKTRYMQWRESLSSTTTLGFRIEGVRKANGECRTNFKRTKSREQVMDALKDFVDSNTQIARGYLRRLKQLRQVLETSDFFRTHEVVGSSLLFVHDGTGKTGVWMIDFAKTAALPPHLTLDHRSPWVEGNREDGYLWGLDNLIDILTNILPLT; encoded by the exons ATGTTTTATGAG AGCAGCGCATGGAATGAACACAAAAACCGAGGGACTTCATCTCCCCTTTCTATGCCCTCCAAGAAACCACAGCAGTGGCTGCAAGTGGTCGGACATGCAG GGACCTTCCGTGTCGGGGAATATGGAATGCTCTTGAAGAAATTTTGTGAGGGGGAGCAGCAGTGCTTCCAGAAGCTGATGGAGGACACGCTGAAGCCCTACGTGCCAGCCTACCACGGCGTGGTGCAACAGGACGAGCATGACTACAACATGATGGACAACCTGCTGACCCATTTCAACTCCCCTGCCATTATGGACTGTAAGATGGGCAGCCG TACTTACCTTGAGGAGGAGCTGGTTTTGGCACGGGAGCGGCCCCAGCCCCGCAGAGATATGTACGAGAAGATGGTGGCTGTGGATCCAGAGGCCCCGACGGCTCAGGAGCAAGCCCAGCAGGCAGTGCTGAAAACCAGATACATGCAGTGGAGGGAGAGCCTGAGCTCCACAACAACACTGGGCTTCCGCATTGAGGGGGTCAGG AAGGCAAATGGAGAATGCCGCACAAACTTTAAAAGGAccaaaagcagagagcaggtGATGGACGCGCTTAAAGACTTTGTCGATTCCAACACACAAATTGCG AGAGGCTATCTAAGACGGCTCAAACAGTTGCGACAGGTGCTGGAGACTTCAGATTTCTTCAGAACTCATGAG gtggtAGGCAGCTCCTTGTTGTTTGTGCATGATGGAACAGGCAAAACAGGAGTGTGGATGATTGATTTTGCAAAGACGGCGGCCCTCCCGCCGCACCTCACCTTGGACCACCGCTCTCCCTGGGTGGAGGGGAATCGAGAAGACGGCTACCTCTGGGGCCTGGACAACCTCATTGACATACTGACAAACATCCTGCCGCTCACCTGA